The Calorimonas adulescens genomic interval CCTCCATCCGGCGTCCCCGCCTCAGGTCGGCTCATCCGGCGTCCATGCCGGATGCCCCTGTTCCATTTGTTGTAAATCCAAGAGTACCGTGGACTCTCTTTAAGGTCACATTTAATGCTGCATGTCATATTCAAATGAGTTCTTACACCAGAATCATTTTTTATTAAAAATTAGATTCCAGAATGTAGTTACAGCCATAAGGCTGGCTGCTATGCCGAGCGACACAAAGCCTGTTAAAAGCCCATATTCTATGGCCAACTTTATATTATCCTGCACCAGATAGAGCATTGTCTGATAAATATATGCTCCCGGCACCAGAGGCAGTATACCTGGTATTACAAAGAGGGTGGCTGGCTTCTTGAACGTCCTGGCCATGACCTCTCCAAGCAGCCCTATGATAATGGCTGATAGCACCGTGGCTGCGACAGGAGACTGAAAACGGTCCATTATGATGGTATAACCGGCCTGGCCCACAGCTGCGCTCAGGGCAGCCAGAGGCAACATCTTCATTGGCAGGTTAAATATTATCCCAAAACCTATTACAGAAAAGAACATATATATCACATTTAACATTTATATCCCCCTCAGATAAAACCATACCTGCAGCGTAACACCTACGCCGACAGCTATAGCCGCAGCGTTCATCACAGCCTCTGCCGTCCTGGCGGTACCAGATATCAGGTCGCCTGACATGAAGTCCCTTGCCCCGTTGGTTATGGCAACACCGGGCACAAGAGGCATTATAGAACCGATGATTATCTTATTTAGATTCTGGCCAAAACCCAGATATGTAAATGATAGGGCAAACAGACTTATTATTATACTCCCAAGTAAATTGGTAAGAAATACGGAAAACTCATATCTCTCAATGTTATACAGTAGACTTAAGGTTATGAAGACCGTTACAAATGTAGGCAGGAAGTCCGCCCATGTCCCTCCAAATATGAGCATGGACATGGATGCGCCAAGACAGCCGCCCAATACACGGTAGAGAGGCCTGTATCGCGGCTTTCTATCGATCTCACTTAAGTATTCAATACCATCATCCAAGCTGATTTTACCCATACAAAAATCCCTGGAAAAGCTGTTTACCATATCCACCTTGGAAAGGTCTATAATGCGGGAATGAACCCTCCTTATGGCCGTCTCCAGTTTTCCGCTTTCGTCCTCTATGGATATTATTATGGTAGTAGGGGTAACAAAGGTATGGGATATGTACCCGAGGCTTGATAGTATCATGTCTGCCGTAGTCTCTATACGGTTTGTCTCTGCTCCGTTTTTTAAAAGGATTTGTGCTGCCATAATGGCAAGGTTTAAAGCCCTTTCATTTTCCATAGCATCACCACCTAACCTATTATATCATATCCGATTAACTGCTGCCTTCTGA includes:
- a CDS encoding threonine/serine exporter family protein, translated to MLNVIYMFFSVIGFGIIFNLPMKMLPLAALSAAVGQAGYTIIMDRFQSPVAATVLSAIIIGLLGEVMARTFKKPATLFVIPGILPLVPGAYIYQTMLYLVQDNIKLAIEYGLLTGFVSLGIAASLMAVTTFWNLIFNKK
- a CDS encoding threonine/serine ThrE exporter family protein is translated as MENERALNLAIMAAQILLKNGAETNRIETTADMILSSLGYISHTFVTPTTIIISIEDESGKLETAIRRVHSRIIDLSKVDMVNSFSRDFCMGKISLDDGIEYLSEIDRKPRYRPLYRVLGGCLGASMSMLIFGGTWADFLPTFVTVFITLSLLYNIERYEFSVFLTNLLGSIIISLFALSFTYLGFGQNLNKIIIGSIMPLVPGVAITNGARDFMSGDLISGTARTAEAVMNAAAIAVGVGVTLQVWFYLRGI